AGTGAATTATCAGATTGATGGGATTAATGGGCTGGGCTGGGTGAAAGTGAATTATCTGAGTTTGGCTTCACTTCGGCTGATGGCGCAAAACAAAAATACGGAGTCGGAGAATGAGTTAGCGCACAGGAAGCCCGATCGTGATTTTAATTTGAAGCCTAATCTGGCAGTGACGTGGCAATTTGATTGGCCCTGATTATTTTGAGCATGTGGCTAGCTTTAGGAAGCTTAAAaatagtcccttttatatagtgggaTAATCATATATTggaataaaaatatactaaaaatgaaaccgttacaatatattttgtattcaaTACGTTgtactttgtattttttaaCCTCAAACAAAATTGAAAGCAGTATAGAAGAAATATACAGTCtggaaaaaaaccaaaaattgtaaaattcatcGGATGTCcaaatcaaattttgttttgtcaaattaGTTCTATTTTGGAAAATAGAAAGTTTGCAGAAAAGCAGAAACTTTTTCTGCAAATCAGTCTTTGTTTGTAACACTTTCTGCAAATCaatctatttaaaatataattacttaagagccaaaaaaaaaagagagaaaagaaagaaacttttTATAGTAGTATGAATCTGTGAACAGTGTGTGTAGTGGCACGTGCCAGCTTTGCAACAGTAAAGCTAAAAAACCGTTCATGTTTGGATCCGTCGACCAATATATTCCCGTCATGACAGGGGAGCCTCTCTTCCTTTCATCCAACGGCTGTCTTTAACCTCAAGGTAAATCAACCGTCGGATGTTCATCCAACGGCTCACAATAAATCTAACCTCATATCTCTCTCTTTTAAAATAAGACCAAACCTGTTCTCTTCcactctcctctcctctctctctcgttaAAAACACAGTGAGCTTCGCCGTTAAATTTCTCCGGCACCGGAAAATTGATAAACGAGGACAGCACAAAAATCACTGTATAGTGatcttctatctctctctcgTTCGTGATGCTTGTTACGACGGCGACGCGGTGGTTAGTGTATTGCCGGAGATATCAAGAACCGCGGTTGTGACCGGACGATTAAGGTTTCgcttttttataaaattgtgtTTCGAGTTTTGGAGGAGATGGAAGGACAGGCGAAGCTGACGAGGACGCAGTCATCGCTGCTCCGGTCATCGTCGACGGTGCGATCATATTTTCTCAGCTTAAACGGCGATTTAACCGAAGTCCCTCACCAGAGACAAGATCTTGAAGCcggagagaaagaagagaaacagaGGAGAAAACCGCCTAAACCATTCGGGTCAAGTCCTCGAACCGGAATTAACCGGATCAATCCGGGTCTAGCCTTCACCATGGTGTCTCTCTCGTTCCTAAGCCTctcgtctttcttcttcttcgtcgtgtTTTCCCAAACCGAGGAGCTTCTCACCTCCGAGAACCTCCTCTTAGCTCTGATCTTCGTCGCCGTCGCTCTCTTCTTCGCCTCCAAGAACATCGCGCGTCTCAACCGAACCGTACTCGCAGTCAAACAAATCTGCGACGAAACCACAAAGAGCTTAGGCTTTCAGAGGAAGAACCGGTCTAAACCGGTACAGTGGTACATCGGCGATTCCGATACCAAACCGGAGAAGAAAACCAAGCGGTTAGTTAAAGAAGGCGTGCAGTTCTACAGCAATGGAGATTTCTACGAAGGGGAGTTTCACAAAGGGAAGTGTAATGGCAGTGGTGTGTACTACTACTTCGTGAGAGGGAGGTACGAAGGTGATTGGGTCGATGGGAGATACGATGGTCATGGGATCGAGAGCTGGGCTAGAGGGAGTAGATACAAAGGTCAGTATAGGCAAGGTCTTAGACATGGTTATGGAGTTTATAGATTCTACACTGGTGATTGCTACGCTGGTGAGTGGCTAAATGGTCAAAGCCATGGGTTTGGTGTTCAGTCTTGTGCTGATGGTAGCTCTTATGTTGGTGAATCAAGATTTGGTGTCAAGCATGGCCTTGGATCTTACCATTTcaggtaaataatttttttttaatcaaatcaggtaaataaattattttgtgattttaattgttgaaattttgattattaaaaatattaattttgtttttaaaaaaaaatattttgtagaaATGGAGATTGTTATGCCGGAGAGTATTTTGGAGACAAGATTCATGGGTTTGGTGTGTATCGTTTTGCTAATGGGCATTGTTATGAAGGGGCGTGGCATGAAGGTCGTAAGCAAGGGTATGGTGCTTACTCGTTTAGATCCGGTGATGCTAAATCTGGTGAGTGGGATTCAGGGAGTCTTGTAACTTCTCTACACCCTACGAGCGAGCCGGTTTGCAGAGCGGTTCAGGCTGCTAGAGAAACGGCTAAGAAGGCAGTGAACCGGAAACGAGTAGATGAACAAGTGAGTCGAGCCGTGGCTGCAGCTAATAAAGCTGCAACGGCTGCAAGAGTGGCTGCTGTTAAAGCCGTTCAGAATCAGATGGATGGTAAATTTTGTCAAAGTTGAAACATTTgggtgaaagaaagaaaaaaattgtaaatctttttttttttggtttgatgtTGATTTCGGTTTTGTTACCGGTTTCTTTGTAACCCTGATTGAGCTAAAAGAAATGGAAAGCTTGTTTCAGAGGTTTTTAACATAGTAATTTTCGATAGTAATTACTTCTTTGACAACAATCTGTACATAGAAGAAGTATAAGAAGATGAAAATGGTtgtcttttgttttgtaaatcAACGGCTTTAAGATGGAATCTTTGGGAAGAAGTGATGTTGATTGATATTATGATCTTGATCTGGATCACTGACATGTCTTTCTTTTAGATATTACACAATAATGGTAATAGTTTATTGTTACTTGGTTGCccaagaaaaactaaaaatttaggagaaggatgaagaagattcTTGTTCGGCGCTAAGCTTGCGATTCCCCAAAACCTATCGATTAAACTAATCCCCCAGTGtcctaatccaaaaaaaatattaactgcaTTTGCATTGATACTACAACATGTTTATGGTCTATGCTCGTTAGTGTCAAAATACAATGTGCagtaattctatttttttgtacGTTGAGCTACTTTTTCCGTTTCACAATACATGATATTTTCGTTCatgcacaaagattaagaaattatttttttcttaaaaaaatggttttaaaaatatagtttaaaaattattcaaccaattacaaaaatgaCTACAACATTTTATTGGTTACacaattttcaataaaattaaattaacatattttattttaaaacaacaaaaatcttctaaaacatcatctattatgaAACGGATGAAGTATctccaaaaatatattctattatgaagtttccaaaactctatatttgaagtttaggaATGTTTTTCTCTAAAAGCAAAACTTTAAacttaaatttaaaactatttgcATTTTATcttatggtccttatatttgtcataattaatttaaatttataaaagtttgtaaataactaagcacatatataaaaatattacaacattattaactaataaaatgttatataaaaacacaaattttaaatagaaataacatattaatattaaacttcaagaaaatatcatattattccataaaactattttcgtaatgcatatatgatcaactagtgTACTTCTAAGtaaaaaatgactatttttattttttttaatttgtagatcacaaactaaaaattgttgaaatcatGTGATTTTaaacttgtaaatacattagatctgaacaaaaaattaacagagaaaaataaatattgttaaaagaCTTAACTTCTATCAATGATATCAAAACTCAGTGAATACATTCGATCTGACAAAGAAATCCTACGAAATAGccatcttcagttacacaaaatttgtttggataatattttagaaattatgGAGGTTCTGGATCAAACTTACATGACTACGGGTgttgtaatattaaaatttgtgtaatagttatgttttcaagtaatttttgtaaagattttttgttgttaagtttcttttgtattgttattgtctaaatctagttttaaaatattttaaatcttatttaattttatgtgtaaaacttaaatttataaaaaaaaattgattttttttatgagaTATTAAATTTTGTAGGATTAATACGATAAacgagaaaatatttaagaataatatatgatgtgtaattgtagggaccaaaatacaaataaaaatatgaaactttaaatttgaagttttgaagttttttttttagatagcaaaaaaatttatattcgaAGTTACAGAGTGGTAAGAATATCtccaatgtatgcctctatatttttttaaaaaaaaatagagatttcTATTATAAATGTGGATTTATTCCTATGACTATAATagaatttctttattttagaagaaaatatagaggATTGTTACTTTTTACCTTAATGAGTCATATACTGGAGCAAATCCACCTTTATAATAAagattttctattttagaaataatatagagatgaaaatagaaatgggttggagatggtctaacaaAACAATATGGTGGTTTGTGAAAGAGGTTGCTTTGgagaaaaatgtaaatttgttGGTTTTGAGACTGGTTTCTGCGGATATTATTTAGCTAAAGCTAGTTAAGTATGCTTCAGCCAAACACTTCTagttataaaaaagttgtaTTAGCTGAAGTTTtgttatcttcaaaattttcagttttttttttttttttttttgcaatatcATAGTTAACGTTTAgcagttaatttttttttccaaatactAGGCTAGATTGAATCACTCTGCAAATACACATCGACTGTGGTTGGTAATATTTGGAGTAAAATGGTGAAATATAAAAAGTGGAAATGAGAGTAAATAAAAAGtgggaaagagaaaaaaaaataaaagaaacaaagttaCTCTGGTATCTTCAACCCAACTgcaaaacactattttagtgtcaaTTTTACACCAAAATTTTCTCCAAcccaacactaaaaatcacacAATTTTAGTGCAACACTATAAtttcacaccaaatttggtgtgacaCTATTCACCACACTAAAATACTATTCACTCTACTAAAACATTAttcacttattttattaataaattattttattaaaaatgaaaaattaaaaaaaaaatataatatcataaaatagcTTTTAGTGTGAAGTTTAGTGTTGTGGTTGGAGATGAATTTGTTTTTAGTGTTGAAACGTCACTAAAATAGTGTGGTTTTGACACTAAAATAGTATTATGGGTTAGAGATGTTTTAAAGGATGTGTATATTCTCTTGTGTAAACACTAAAAGGAAAggaataaatacaaaaaaatacaattttatctGATGGATGACAATTCAGCGCAACTGAGAGTAAAAAAATTTACGCTAACTTTTGTTACTCTATTCATACCATTCAATCATACTCATCATCTAATTGTATCTGATTTTTGTAAAATGCGGCTGCcaatatgatttttgaaaatgtttaatAACTTTATGTAGTCACATTGAGTTTGCGAATCGGCGTCAATTTCTAGGCTTCATTTGTATTGCTTTTACTGGAAAAGGCAAATTTGAAATCAGTTTCTTTTTGATACtttgaaatttgaatttttggtgACAAAAATTGTACTTAGTTACATTATGGATATGTATAAGGATTTACAATAACACATCTGATGCATACATATTTCGTCCGATAAAAGAAATGTCGAAGAAGCCATGTGTCCTTATCGATCATGATATACTGAAGatctatgttacatggaaacggaagcgggtacgtggaagcggaagcgtatGGAAGCGTAGAAgcgagatttttaaaaaaattaggaagcggatacgtgttggaagcgtatccatatatatatatatgaatatatatacatatgtaagattagttttttttaaatctgaaactaaaaattatatgatttgaatttaaaataaagcatttattcatttataataattttcaaatgaCTTCATATTTAAACTgtgaaaatacacataaattaaattaaataaataatattatattttttttaattctatataattaattgacataatatatttgaatatatgatttatctttaataaaaacctcaatgcataaagataatttatagtattagttttaatatttgtatatttctattctctctattcaatactattaaaatttggattatatataaattaaaaactataattttatattttttattgatataagatattgtttttttaaatggaagcgtgattccaaaacggaatcgtaagcttccaatgtatttttaaagagaatcttttagaagcgttttggaagcgagattccgtaagcttccacgaggttccgattccgattccggttccgaagcgggaagcggacgtccgatgaagcttccgtgcaacgtagCTGAAGATATCATTTGGGACTTATATATGATCTTAGATCCTTATCCTTTTCCACtcttatgttttatatacgtcATTGAACACATGGTTTCTTGCTGGATTGGCCTCCCTTGGCATCAGAATACTCCAAgcatagtttttttaaataacaacatattaatatcagatttttttttttaactcaacatCAAATTTCATTCAAGTACAAACAATTTAACCTCTACATAATTTGACCATGCAATGATGTAATCTTGTAACACCCTAAATCACTTATTTGGATTCAAACTACCCGACTGAAACACCATTGCATTTTCAACCACAACGAGAATGAGCTCACTCCACGACTCGAAATGAAACTCACCTCTTAGACCCCTGCATTCAACCACAAGACAAAGAAACAACTACTACCACATCAAACACAAGTTTAAATCAAAAAAACAGTTCAATACCAAGCTATGACCTCATAGGATCGTCATTCTGTATGTGGTCAATAGCATCTTCACCCGAAGGCGCATTTCTGAGAGAAGCTTGTATCCGCTGGCGTTCAATTGTTACTGTCTCTAGCCCCAAACGAACATAGAATCCGACTGAAAAACTACTCCTAAAAGACCATGTAATGCAGAAGCCATGAAAATACTGCAACCAAGAATTAAAATGGATTCCAATACAAGTTCAAAATTGAGGATTCCATAGGATATGAGTCGAGTCCGTAACACAGCAGCATCATCACCTAAAGGCGCAGACCAACTTCGATTCATGCCACTGTCGTTCGCCGTCTTGCACCATGGCCAAAGCCGGACAGTAATCCAGACTGAAAGACGGATCTTGGCAATGGAAAAACGCAAGCGGGACCCTGTTGAAAGCTTCAGGATACATCATCATGTCCAAGCCTCCTACGTCTGTTTATCACACCTCTCCTCCACCATTCTCACCATCATGTAAGGAGGTGATTTCAAGCTAAAAGAGTCGCCAATCTCGATTCACGTGCCATCGTTGGGAAGGATAAACCCTAGATCTAAAAAGGGAAAATTAGATCTGACATATCCTTCAATCCTAAAAGCCGATCCTCCTTTTCTCAGCCTAGCCCTAGACTCGCCTCCACTCCAAACGAAGAGTACCATCTCCGACCACAACACGAGCTCCGGAGGAAACGATCACGTCAGAATAGCATGCATATCGTCTCGGTCTTGAACTGGGGAAAGGAAAGCAAAGAACAAATGAAGAAGGGGAAGGAGAATCGCCTCCGACACAGCCAAACCGGCCAGCCAGAGCTAGGGATTGAAATCGCTCCGGCGTTtttctctcgctctctctctctctctctcttttttcgtTTTTTCTTATATCAGATTTATTTCAGTCAGAAGAATTGCGTATTTTATACATtgtaaactaaaataataaaatttatttttgtcaaagttTGATACAAGTACTTCTGTACAACACTATTGTGACAATTCGTCTCGCGGATCCAGGCTGGCTCTGTAGAGTATCGATCCTAATCTTTTATCTGTGAACTCTCACTGACTTCTCAGATAGGTTATTGGTGCGTTTGGCATTTTTTGAACCTAAAACATCTCCCTTTAACAACTCTTCCGTATGACAAGTTATTACTAATAATCTGTAGTTCAATCGGTGATAACTTGtcttgtaaaaatattattaaaggaTAAAGTCCTGGATCCGAAGAATGCATGACGGATTGTTAGAGCTATTTTACCCTTTTCCAAAATATTTACAACATTGATCTAAACTGTTTTAGTGTCTAAATTATCAAGCTATTATGTGATGAATAGACCAT
The nucleotide sequence above comes from Brassica napus cultivar Da-Ae chromosome A9, Da-Ae, whole genome shotgun sequence. Encoded proteins:
- the LOC106397777 gene encoding radial spoke head 10 homolog B — protein: MEGQAKLTRTQSSLLRSSSTVRSYFLSLNGDLTEVPHQRQDLEAGEKEEKQRRKPPKPFGSSPRTGINRINPGLAFTMVSLSFLSLSSFFFFVVFSQTEELLTSENLLLALIFVAVALFFASKNIARLNRTVLAVKQICDETTKSLGFQRKNRSKPVQWYIGDSDTKPEKKTKRLVKEGVQFYSNGDFYEGEFHKGKCNGSGVYYYFVRGRYEGDWVDGRYDGHGIESWARGSRYKGQYRQGLRHGYGVYRFYTGDCYAGEWLNGQSHGFGVQSCADGSSYVGESRFGVKHGLGSYHFRNGDCYAGEYFGDKIHGFGVYRFANGHCYEGAWHEGRKQGYGAYSFRSGDAKSGEWDSGSLVTSLHPTSEPVCRAVQAARETAKKAVNRKRVDEQVSRAVAAANKAATAARVAAVKAVQNQMDGKFCQS